In one Candidatus Zixiibacteriota bacterium genomic region, the following are encoded:
- a CDS encoding SMI1/KNR4 family protein — MAERKRRLARLIETSDNVEFGQYGQGASDDLVRNTENQLGIKLPPSYVWWLQNYGGGTVFGDEIFSIYEQESDEVVGCDIVRMHRINSEKNWFSKDQLVICETDEAVYYFDVSQPDQNGEFPVYEHYSGQKIADDFIEFLIRLIER, encoded by the coding sequence GTGGCGGAGAGAAAACGTAGACTGGCCCGACTTATTGAGACGTCTGACAATGTTGAATTCGGTCAGTATGGTCAGGGGGCTTCGGATGACTTAGTACGGAATACGGAAAACCAATTAGGAATAAAGTTGCCGCCTTCCTATGTTTGGTGGCTACAGAACTACGGTGGTGGAACGGTATTTGGCGATGAGATCTTCAGTATCTACGAACAGGAGTCTGACGAAGTCGTAGGTTGTGATATCGTTCGAATGCACAGAATAAACTCCGAAAAGAATTGGTTTTCAAAAGATCAGCTAGTTATTTGTGAGACTGATGAAGCGGTTTACTATTTCGATGTCAGTCAGCCGGATCAAAATGGCGAATTCCCCGTATATGAGCACTATTCCGGACAGAAGATTGCAGACGACTTCATCGAATTTCTTATAAGGCTAATTGAACGGTGA
- a CDS encoding ZIP family metal transporter, producing the protein MTIVEMGILASTLAGLGTGIGALPAFFLKNVPDKVLNTLLGGAAGVMLAATSFSLIVPGIDYGNELWPGMGAWVMVAGMLFGAVVLDRIDKWLPHEHFFIGHEGPDSRIKRIWLFVIAITIHNFPEGLAVGVGFGAGDVAAGTALAIGIGLQNMPEGLAVAMPLMGLGYPRWQAIGVATLTGLVEPVGGLLGAGAVSVFHPILPIGLAFAAGAMLFVISDEIIPETHSKGKSRLATFGVMVGFVIMMAMDNMLG; encoded by the coding sequence ATGACTATAGTCGAAATGGGAATCCTGGCCAGCACCCTGGCCGGATTGGGCACGGGAATCGGGGCGCTTCCGGCGTTTTTTCTGAAAAATGTCCCCGATAAGGTTCTCAACACTCTGCTGGGCGGGGCGGCAGGCGTGATGCTGGCGGCAACATCGTTCTCGCTCATAGTGCCCGGAATCGACTACGGCAACGAGCTGTGGCCAGGGATGGGCGCCTGGGTGATGGTGGCGGGGATGCTTTTCGGGGCAGTCGTGCTGGATCGTATCGACAAGTGGCTGCCGCACGAGCACTTTTTTATCGGCCACGAAGGACCCGACAGCAGGATAAAGAGAATCTGGTTGTTCGTGATCGCCATTACGATACACAACTTTCCCGAAGGCTTAGCGGTTGGGGTTGGATTCGGCGCGGGTGATGTCGCCGCGGGAACGGCGCTGGCGATTGGAATCGGTCTGCAGAATATGCCCGAGGGTCTGGCTGTCGCCATGCCTCTGATGGGACTGGGCTACCCGCGGTGGCAGGCAATCGGCGTAGCCACTCTCACCGGGTTGGTGGAACCGGTCGGGGGGCTTTTGGGAGCAGGTGCGGTATCGGTGTTTCACCCGATCCTTCCAATCGGTCTGGCGTTCGCGGCTGGCGCGATGTTGTTCGTGATCAGCGACGAAATCATTCCCGAAACACACTCGAAAGGAAAATCGCGACTGGCGACATTCGGGGTGATGGTCGGTTTCGTAATTATGATGGCTATGGATAATATGCTTGGATAG
- a CDS encoding right-handed parallel beta-helix repeat-containing protein has translation MLSVLIATSSSTAVTLTVQRGSDLQSVIDFASDGDTISLAPKIFTARPSKFIDPLCGNCEDPKTEATATRGYIIRNKALTIVGQSRTETILETKAGYGIYFENSYGSTLSNLTVTGGVRDADGNATDAAVVVRKSRVTVQGVNIINNDNRIDTVVVGIGGIYGREGAEINAVDCRIINNGWDGIALYRGAVATIIDCVIRTGRGAGIGVTWDASCVAYRNEVSGYWKGIGAFGNSWVIARNNLVRDNLGWGMIATGQSYMDMTNNVIYHNGNCGIAPWSSESRGRIVNNIITQNGWRDEWVCPCVGVWNYGDWAKWEFANNIVWGNKDDNYRDIWDHTGFNGNISEDPMFTGEGDFRLRDDSPAINGGNPGIFNVDGTISHIGLYGGPQAWRR, from the coding sequence ATGTTGTCTGTCCTCATAGCCACGTCATCTTCGACAGCCGTCACGCTTACGGTTCAGCGCGGGTCAGACCTTCAGTCGGTGATAGATTTCGCCTCCGATGGCGACACTATTTCCCTCGCCCCCAAAATCTTCACCGCCCGACCATCGAAATTCATCGATCCCCTCTGCGGCAATTGCGAAGACCCCAAAACCGAAGCTACTGCCACCCGCGGCTATATCATCAGAAACAAGGCGCTCACGATAGTCGGCCAATCCCGCACCGAGACAATCCTCGAAACCAAAGCGGGCTACGGAATCTATTTCGAGAACTCCTATGGTTCCACGCTGAGCAATCTCACTGTAACCGGGGGAGTACGCGATGCCGATGGCAACGCGACCGATGCCGCTGTCGTGGTGCGCAAATCACGGGTAACAGTGCAAGGCGTCAACATCATCAACAACGATAACCGTATCGACACCGTAGTAGTCGGAATCGGCGGGATTTACGGCCGCGAAGGCGCCGAGATCAACGCGGTCGACTGCCGCATAATCAACAACGGTTGGGATGGAATCGCCCTGTACCGGGGCGCTGTGGCTACAATAATCGACTGTGTCATCAGAACCGGACGGGGAGCGGGGATAGGCGTAACCTGGGATGCCTCTTGCGTAGCCTACCGCAACGAGGTCTCCGGCTACTGGAAAGGCATTGGCGCCTTCGGCAACTCCTGGGTTATCGCCCGCAACAATCTCGTGCGCGATAATCTCGGATGGGGGATGATCGCCACCGGGCAATCGTACATGGACATGACCAACAACGTCATCTATCACAATGGCAATTGCGGCATAGCTCCCTGGTCGAGCGAGAGCCGCGGAAGAATCGTCAACAATATCATCACCCAAAACGGTTGGCGTGATGAGTGGGTCTGCCCCTGTGTCGGGGTCTGGAACTATGGCGACTGGGCCAAGTGGGAATTCGCCAACAACATTGTCTGGGGCAACAAAGATGACAACTACCGCGATATCTGGGACCACACCGGCTTCAACGGCAATATCAGCGAGGACCCGATGTTCACGGGGGAAGGGGACTTTCGTCTGCGCGATGATTCTCCGGCCATCAACGGCGGCAACCCCGGCATATTCAACGTCGACGGAACCATATCGCACATAGGCTTGTACGGCGGCCCGCAAGCCTGGCGACGGTAG
- a CDS encoding HNH/ENDO VII family nuclease yields MPVSLKRLSLALVVFCLCLPFTASGGDDDEYNTLTNSVTPGSYSAGSSITAFTDPSNTGSLSSSVNLYTGQHQESFPLVSIPGRGGLGVSLSLDYNGNVSHVMLEENRKAQASPWGLGFDLGLESIKCNHMGTADIRDDEYVFILGTAAVRMIKANPDSSRYILENGEPWVIYPSTDLVGGKTCVIGWTVIKQDGTVYKYGDFSTDYSSWNATRNVLRYGNFVGSGVTTGDIPYPFQWDLARIQDAQNLNWIKFTYIHEPGYLKVRNATGDDITDSDNAYTRYSYLKTIETADSNRIEIEYGTREDYQPFYGVNIYEFYSSKFPVRIFQKNPSGQFISYLILHYGYLNDAKGSSFKKLVLNSIEPRDITGHNGDGWFNYAWIPSCHFEYDPDYGNMTKITYPSGAVKELQYQQTTADQIVSSLDIQLSDMVPSTNAYTNVVGNIFTHRQRNGHLELGVWDGYWRIDTLMENCALDDNTAISPDGWMVYPSGNELIVRRWMGGYWDVDTLQDEISRDCNVYLYAGKDCFVAATGTYDYSGYDEIGSCRQIARGYFYRWDGSEWHGEKVLDDGEWNLGTDWNLGKVELGVDCYVISYWKQNSYDEDNSRVGYVLGKYDPISSTIKKRGPFDHAWHSLNTGSVVAMGPGDMIGALYYNYYSSVNGVWIWHWDPESGDWTWQPEKRVSDWLIPHNVFALPNGVAACVSAGDGKHYRLNTYQLDSVQRTSEFVWELWDEAEAYVGEIHGTPHSLGLKVRWYGGGGPVVVAPWNGLRFGPSILYIEGDVPPEKRLYMFGDGCALGPPVGQDGGPFNIISRRFEGNGSWATEQFTVVCDEAAKGFTATDEAILFRSQKKSFMYWYDSRQGDYTGPYTLVDYSSLPLDMFVESAEHHCQGGKGRTFAIDYHIQQGLLYPIFWSSSFCFHVQPSQTGLRWSGPPVHRVISSISLYPNEGSDATIQSFSYFGGISDPSTTTPRFARAEVSTPYFAGDAPDGYTRHYFYNDMDRGDEQFQSVFDADPNTEVDLKSAAKYGGIANGGYQLDGQEYYSYSYSTNPSDTVDWTRVFHSLAYTPDNISGVYRTRIDKSVARKDSLETEVIYNYDDYSNQVVSTRTKLAGENEYLVDSVVYAFRERMDSADLREIYNALTPVSKKLSLYEAGATDSVLAFAGDSLELIGSWIPVETYTFGHLNPFEDSVSTFKTLPDGQSFDQWGNRISSIGADGDTSCVKYNAKGNQIVATGQNCYLSDFLVQDFEQSEGWDGWYERYEYSNISLVTDDVFTGTRALKIVDDANSSANNWGPSRAISVDDLTDSVYYMSCWVKTDHDVSVYLWLNDYSKNISFTDLVPNEWQKIEAVYHITGSDLAGLDNISAELVLRDNETAIPGVSYAIFDDFRFHPLDAVVSTKTYDPVSGVVTSESGQDNFPMKYEYDAFLRPIAVYDHKDEILSHTYYKGASQFTADNPYHVRTTSYSANSQPLNSVTYYDGLGRVLQTRSENPNGASEVIVSTSEYDSHGRATKEYKPFLENYTMDLDSTAYLQVAYDPILWNDYYTNSDYGNLAFLDVDTLVYYIGTSSFDRTTGCCCEKDPEANDTLCLDGRQGRFWWELYMETNYEQEYCEILLNGNSVAYLALPNLLRAADGCEQIYLSDTGSFLIEEGDTVMIILDNSYGWCKYSTPPSSYCKSAVWIAAIDSTWTYWAVDTTTTNWVRDFDAGDVAAKVLAYYDADGPGVDCGGYPFSEYAYSKEVNSKLDSAGAPGEDWFIGSGRPVKHQQLTDVAKKEYISKTIDQDGVELMATADHWGTYERSYGVIDGDTIVTTTYKDRLGRDTAVYLDTLAGTAPIPLRRTTYNDRGMVTSTWKVDYGTIRMLYDLSGNLRFMQNDKRLAENKFVYFKYDQQGRKIEEGIMGSAALYFKEANARIESFPDTSTYDPDVQYRWYYDYYDKGDSVIVAPGKLVRVEDNGFGDYKYYREFYYYPEDYYDITLVKMPVGGHTLKAIRHDYNFDGSLKKLTVYPHWPDDTDARQINYSYDKGGNISILANPSTSTEQLLHALYYNGLNGRDSTIYGWSGWKSGGSWLSEFAQKVNYTYDPRGMLTGINSPSGVVPSLTGGGDTNDHFGLTLDYTADDNGYFNGRVKNLYASNSGDGTVIDNDYSYTYNDLGWLTDAVHQQDPARSRHYTYNRIGNRTSLVAGSDTITYDYYDSQGSSKLRWFTGMGNDTLQYDILGNLVADYSRDLFSMTYDYRNLMNEVKMSSEVYPDRQDIVRMKYDQTGQRVEKTYIRFYLGECEDDPNPPGPPNPTPDNVTELGTIELPDDLSIIVDDQVAILASSSGGGDTCILYDAYVTRYLYDNGVLVATFDENDNVIDMFVNGPEGMIATYHENDDAQLYYFLTDQIGSPRVIMHSPGGGITPQVAQYNNYHPFGQIHQSWGSFNTPYTFTGKEQDDDGDFKFHYFGARYYDARIGMFSSIDKASQFAGGYLYGGNNPILVIDPDGNFGIAWWELAKAVVQFGGTYLQSAMETGEFGKASLNAGLNAANGHLMNSGIFEADLGNIEMPTSHHVADALAVIPNSVHDYFVRPVAQGAVGFGDGAMHRGEDLIDTDIGDVYRNTFEVSLTEHAVNLARGLRTWPGETWRHMSSGPYAFGHTLGYYSPEIGLAAYSLGSASSAEIGIMPRSSSWTRSSFQGVKVYQRSDLFDPLASTTWKVGGHEIVGTNLERMSFGRAPIGIDGKPICLHHLTQTNTGAIAEVTQTFHQGYYRTIHINFGGSASGLNRTGFQLWRSEYWKHRANLY; encoded by the coding sequence ATGCCAGTTTCTCTAAAAAGGCTCAGCTTGGCTTTGGTAGTCTTCTGTCTTTGTCTGCCCTTCACAGCCAGCGGAGGCGATGACGACGAATACAACACCTTAACTAATAGTGTCACGCCTGGTTCCTACAGCGCGGGATCATCGATAACGGCTTTCACCGATCCATCCAACACTGGATCCCTTTCCAGCTCCGTCAATTTATACACCGGCCAACACCAAGAGTCATTCCCGCTTGTTTCTATCCCCGGCCGTGGCGGTTTAGGCGTATCGCTGTCTTTGGACTACAATGGAAATGTCAGCCACGTAATGTTGGAGGAAAACCGCAAAGCGCAGGCTTCTCCATGGGGGCTCGGCTTTGACCTTGGTCTTGAGTCAATCAAATGTAATCACATGGGTACAGCGGATATCCGCGACGACGAATACGTGTTCATACTCGGCACAGCTGCCGTCAGGATGATCAAGGCCAACCCCGACAGCAGCCGTTATATACTTGAAAACGGCGAGCCGTGGGTGATATACCCGTCCACCGACCTCGTTGGCGGCAAAACATGCGTTATCGGCTGGACCGTTATAAAGCAGGACGGTACTGTATACAAATATGGTGATTTTAGTACGGATTACTCCTCGTGGAACGCCACTCGCAATGTATTGCGCTATGGCAACTTTGTCGGCAGCGGCGTTACCACCGGCGATATCCCTTATCCTTTCCAGTGGGACCTGGCCCGAATTCAGGATGCCCAGAACCTCAACTGGATCAAATTCACCTACATCCATGAGCCGGGATACCTGAAGGTGCGAAATGCCACCGGCGATGATATAACCGACTCTGATAACGCGTACACGCGGTATTCATATCTCAAGACCATTGAAACGGCCGACAGCAATAGGATAGAAATCGAATATGGCACTCGAGAAGACTATCAGCCGTTCTATGGCGTTAACATTTACGAGTTCTACAGCAGCAAGTTTCCCGTTAGAATATTCCAGAAGAATCCCTCGGGGCAATTCATCTCGTACTTGATTCTGCACTATGGATATTTGAATGACGCGAAGGGAAGCTCGTTTAAGAAATTGGTATTGAACAGCATCGAACCGAGGGACATCACCGGGCACAACGGTGATGGCTGGTTCAACTACGCGTGGATCCCTTCATGCCATTTCGAATACGATCCCGATTACGGCAATATGACCAAAATTACCTATCCCAGCGGGGCTGTGAAGGAACTTCAATATCAACAAACCACGGCTGACCAAATAGTCTCGTCGTTGGACATACAATTATCCGATATGGTGCCGAGTACAAATGCGTACACCAACGTTGTAGGAAACATCTTTACGCACAGGCAGAGAAATGGACATCTCGAACTGGGGGTCTGGGATGGTTACTGGAGAATCGATACATTGATGGAGAATTGCGCCCTCGACGACAATACAGCGATTTCTCCAGATGGGTGGATGGTGTATCCGTCAGGCAATGAGTTGATTGTCAGGCGCTGGATGGGCGGTTACTGGGACGTCGATACCCTGCAGGACGAGATCTCGCGTGACTGCAATGTTTATCTCTATGCGGGAAAAGATTGCTTCGTTGCGGCGACAGGAACCTACGACTATAGTGGGTATGATGAAATAGGTTCGTGCCGTCAGATCGCACGCGGGTATTTCTACCGTTGGGATGGATCCGAATGGCACGGGGAAAAAGTCCTGGATGACGGGGAATGGAACTTGGGCACGGACTGGAACTTGGGCAAAGTTGAATTGGGTGTGGATTGCTATGTTATCTCTTATTGGAAGCAGAACTCATACGATGAGGACAATTCCCGCGTAGGATATGTACTCGGCAAGTACGACCCGATTTCATCTACGATCAAAAAACGCGGACCATTTGACCACGCTTGGCACAGCTTAAACACGGGAAGTGTAGTCGCTATGGGGCCAGGGGATATGATTGGGGCGTTGTACTACAATTATTATAGTTCGGTTAACGGTGTTTGGATTTGGCATTGGGATCCTGAATCAGGTGACTGGACCTGGCAACCTGAAAAGCGGGTAAGCGATTGGCTAATTCCGCATAATGTGTTCGCTCTACCCAATGGAGTAGCAGCATGCGTTAGCGCAGGAGATGGGAAGCACTATCGTTTAAATACATATCAACTTGACAGTGTGCAAAGAACGTCTGAATTTGTTTGGGAGTTGTGGGATGAAGCCGAGGCATACGTCGGAGAAATCCACGGTACCCCACACTCGCTTGGACTAAAGGTTCGCTGGTATGGTGGTGGCGGACCGGTGGTAGTCGCACCGTGGAATGGGCTGCGCTTCGGACCGTCGATACTATACATTGAGGGAGACGTCCCTCCAGAAAAGCGACTCTATATGTTTGGCGACGGTTGCGCATTAGGCCCACCGGTGGGACAGGATGGCGGTCCTTTCAATATCATCTCGCGAAGGTTCGAAGGAAACGGATCCTGGGCCACGGAGCAGTTTACCGTTGTATGCGACGAAGCCGCGAAGGGTTTTACAGCAACCGACGAGGCAATATTGTTTCGCTCACAGAAGAAAAGCTTCATGTATTGGTACGATTCACGGCAGGGTGACTATACTGGGCCATATACCCTGGTGGATTATTCCAGCCTACCGCTGGATATGTTCGTGGAGAGCGCTGAGCACCACTGCCAGGGCGGTAAAGGGCGGACTTTTGCGATCGACTACCATATACAGCAGGGTTTATTGTATCCCATCTTCTGGTCCAGCAGCTTCTGCTTTCATGTTCAGCCATCCCAAACGGGGCTACGTTGGAGCGGCCCCCCTGTCCATCGCGTCATATCCTCAATTTCTCTCTATCCAAACGAAGGCTCTGATGCGACAATACAATCCTTCAGCTATTTCGGCGGAATTTCCGATCCCTCCACCACGACGCCGCGATTCGCCAGAGCTGAGGTTTCCACACCTTATTTCGCGGGTGATGCTCCCGATGGCTACACCCGGCACTACTTCTATAACGATATGGATAGGGGTGATGAACAGTTTCAGTCTGTCTTCGATGCCGATCCGAACACAGAAGTTGATCTCAAATCCGCCGCTAAATATGGCGGTATTGCCAACGGTGGTTACCAGCTTGATGGTCAGGAGTACTACAGCTATTCATACTCAACCAACCCGAGTGATACTGTGGATTGGACCCGTGTGTTTCATTCATTGGCATACACCCCCGATAACATTAGTGGTGTCTACCGTACACGCATAGACAAATCTGTCGCCAGAAAAGACAGCCTTGAGACGGAAGTCATTTATAATTACGACGATTACAGCAACCAGGTCGTTTCAACGAGGACGAAATTGGCAGGGGAAAACGAGTATCTGGTGGATTCTGTTGTGTATGCATTCCGCGAACGTATGGATAGCGCGGACCTGCGAGAAATTTACAACGCCCTGACCCCGGTGAGCAAAAAACTCAGTCTCTATGAAGCTGGCGCGACTGACTCCGTATTAGCGTTTGCCGGAGATTCACTTGAGCTGATAGGTAGCTGGATTCCCGTTGAGACTTACACTTTCGGGCACTTAAATCCGTTTGAGGACTCTGTAAGCACTTTCAAGACTCTTCCCGATGGTCAAAGCTTTGACCAGTGGGGTAATCGGATATCGAGTATAGGTGCTGATGGTGATACTTCGTGCGTTAAGTACAATGCGAAGGGGAACCAAATCGTAGCTACCGGTCAGAACTGCTATCTGAGTGACTTTCTGGTTCAGGATTTTGAGCAAAGCGAAGGATGGGATGGTTGGTATGAGCGGTATGAGTACAGCAATATCTCTCTTGTGACGGACGATGTGTTTACCGGAACGCGTGCTCTAAAGATAGTTGATGATGCCAACAGCAGCGCCAACAACTGGGGACCGAGTCGTGCTATTTCGGTGGATGACCTCACAGACAGTGTCTACTACATGTCCTGCTGGGTCAAAACCGATCACGACGTGAGTGTATACCTCTGGCTCAATGACTACAGCAAGAATATCTCATTCACAGACCTCGTTCCCAACGAATGGCAGAAAATTGAGGCCGTATACCACATTACGGGGTCCGATCTGGCCGGACTGGACAACATTTCGGCGGAGCTGGTATTGAGAGATAATGAGACTGCCATTCCGGGAGTTTCATATGCCATCTTCGATGATTTCCGGTTCCATCCGCTCGATGCGGTAGTGTCAACCAAGACCTACGACCCGGTTTCCGGTGTGGTTACTTCTGAATCCGGACAGGACAATTTCCCGATGAAATATGAGTATGATGCTTTCCTCCGGCCAATTGCCGTCTATGATCACAAAGACGAGATTCTGAGCCACACATACTACAAGGGAGCCAGCCAGTTCACAGCAGACAATCCTTACCATGTAAGAACAACATCATATTCGGCTAACTCACAGCCACTAAACTCCGTAACGTACTATGACGGACTCGGCCGGGTTCTGCAGACTAGGTCAGAAAATCCAAACGGCGCTTCGGAAGTGATTGTCTCCACATCGGAATACGACAGCCATGGCCGAGCCACCAAAGAGTACAAGCCGTTCCTGGAGAATTATACCATGGATTTGGATTCCACAGCGTATCTCCAGGTCGCATACGACCCAATTTTGTGGAATGATTACTACACCAATTCGGACTATGGCAATCTGGCGTTCTTGGACGTGGATACTCTGGTTTACTACATTGGCACCAGCAGTTTTGATCGCACCACCGGATGTTGTTGCGAGAAAGATCCGGAAGCGAATGATACCCTGTGTCTCGACGGGCGCCAGGGACGTTTCTGGTGGGAACTGTATATGGAGACCAACTATGAGCAGGAATATTGCGAGATACTTCTCAATGGTAACTCGGTAGCATATCTGGCGCTGCCCAATCTGCTTCGGGCCGCCGACGGTTGCGAACAGATATACCTGTCTGATACGGGATCGTTCCTGATTGAGGAGGGGGATACGGTCATGATCATCCTCGACAACAGCTACGGATGGTGCAAGTACTCCACTCCTCCGTCGAGCTACTGCAAGTCAGCCGTCTGGATTGCCGCTATCGACTCCACCTGGACATACTGGGCTGTCGATACGACGACAACTAATTGGGTTAGAGACTTTGACGCGGGTGATGTTGCCGCCAAGGTCCTGGCCTATTATGACGCCGATGGTCCCGGTGTGGATTGCGGCGGATACCCGTTCTCCGAGTATGCTTACTCCAAAGAGGTCAACTCAAAGCTGGACAGTGCCGGCGCGCCGGGTGAAGATTGGTTCATCGGGTCCGGCAGGCCCGTAAAGCACCAGCAGCTTACCGATGTGGCGAAAAAGGAGTATATCAGCAAGACGATCGATCAGGATGGTGTGGAATTAATGGCTACGGCCGATCACTGGGGTACCTATGAACGGTCGTATGGTGTCATCGATGGAGATACGATTGTCACGACCACCTACAAAGACAGGCTCGGACGCGATACCGCCGTCTATTTGGACACTTTAGCCGGAACTGCCCCGATCCCTCTAAGGCGCACGACTTATAACGACCGGGGCATGGTAACCAGTACCTGGAAAGTCGACTACGGCACAATAAGAATGCTCTACGATCTAAGCGGCAATCTTCGTTTCATGCAAAATGACAAGCGGTTGGCAGAGAACAAGTTTGTCTATTTCAAATACGATCAGCAGGGGCGCAAGATAGAAGAAGGTATCATGGGGTCGGCCGCGTTATACTTTAAAGAGGCCAACGCCCGGATAGAATCATTCCCGGACACCAGCACATACGATCCCGATGTGCAATACCGCTGGTACTATGATTACTACGACAAAGGCGACAGCGTTATTGTGGCTCCCGGCAAGCTGGTTCGGGTAGAGGACAACGGTTTCGGAGATTATAAGTACTACAGAGAGTTCTATTACTACCCCGAGGACTATTACGATATCACGCTGGTCAAAATGCCGGTCGGTGGTCATACTCTCAAGGCGATTCGGCATGACTACAACTTTGACGGCTCTCTGAAGAAATTAACAGTGTACCCGCACTGGCCTGACGACACCGACGCTCGGCAGATCAACTATAGCTACGACAAAGGCGGTAACATTTCAATCCTGGCGAATCCATCGACCTCCACAGAGCAACTGCTTCATGCGCTTTACTATAACGGCCTCAACGGCCGAGACTCCACCATCTACGGTTGGTCGGGGTGGAAATCGGGCGGCAGTTGGCTATCAGAATTCGCTCAGAAGGTGAATTACACCTACGACCCACGGGGGATGCTCACGGGAATAAACAGTCCATCGGGTGTGGTACCGTCACTGACCGGTGGAGGCGATACCAACGATCACTTTGGCCTCACTCTGGACTATACCGCCGATGACAACGGGTACTTCAACGGTCGCGTGAAGAATCTTTATGCCTCGAATTCCGGCGATGGTACTGTTATAGACAACGATTACAGCTACACCTACAACGACCTCGGCTGGTTGACCGATGCCGTCCATCAACAGGATCCTGCTCGCAGCCGTCACTATACCTACAACCGCATCGGCAACAGAACAAGTCTCGTAGCCGGCAGTGACACCATCACTTACGACTACTACGACTCCCAGGGGTCGTCGAAGCTTCGTTGGTTCACCGGTATGGGTAACGACACTCTGCAGTATGATATCCTCGGCAACCTTGTGGCCGACTACTCCCGCGATCTGTTCAGCATGACCTATGACTACCGCAATCTGATGAATGAGGTCAAAATGAGTTCGGAGGTATATCCGGATCGGCAGGATATTGTCCGCATGAAGTACGACCAGACGGGCCAGCGGGTCGAAAAGACCTACATCCGTTTCTATCTCGGTGAGTGTGAAGACGACCCGAATCCACCCGGACCACCCAATCCGACACCCGACAATGTGACTGAACTGGGGACAATTGAACTTCCCGACGACCTGAGCATCATTGTGGACGATCAGGTCGCGATACTGGCTTCCAGCTCGGGGGGCGGAGACACCTGTATCTTGTACGATGCCTATGTCACCCGCTACCTGTATGATAACGGGGTGCTGGTGGCTACATTCGATGAAAACGATAACGTCATCGATATGTTCGTCAACGGCCCTGAGGGCATGATCGCCACCTACCACGAAAACGACGATGCCCAGCTTTACTATTTCCTGACTGATCAGATCGGCTCGCCGAGAGTAATAATGCACTCGCCGGGCGGTGGGATTACTCCGCAGGTGGCTCAATACAATAATTATCATCCATTTGGGCAGATCCATCAGAGTTGGGGGAGTTTCAACACGCCTTACACGTTTACCGGCAAGGAGCAGGATGACGATGGTGATTTCAAGTTCCACTATTTCGGTGCTCGTTACTATGACGCGCGGATTGGGATGTTCTCCAGCATTGACAAAGCCAGCCAATTCGCCGGCGGGTATTTGTATGGGGGGAATAATCCGATATTGGTGATTGATCCGGATGGGAATTTCGGTATTGCTTGGTGGGAATTAGCTAAAGCGGTTGTCCAATTTGGCGGAACATATCTTCAGTCCGCGATGGAGACGGGTGAGTTCGGGAAGGCCTCTCTGAATGCGGGATTAAACGCCGCGAATGGACACCTAATGAACTCGGGCATATTCGAAGCAGATCTAGGGAACATCGAGATGCCTACGAGTCACCATGTGGCGGACGCTCTTGCGGTAATTCCAAATTCCGTTCATGATTACTTTGTCCGGCCCGTGGCACAAGGAGCCGTGGGATTTGGGGACGGCGCAATGCACCGCGGGGAAGATCTGATTGACACGGATATTGGAGATGTCTATAGGAATACCTTCGAGGTGAGCCTGACGGAACATGCGGTGAATTTGGCTAGAGGGCTTCGAACTTGGCCCGGCGAGACCTGGCGACACATGAGTTCCGGTCCTTACGCGTTCGGCCATACCTTGGGTTATTACTCGCCGGAAATCGGCCTTGCAGCTTATTCGTTGGGTAGTGCAAGCTCAGCCGAAATCGGAATCATGCCGCGTTCCTCTTCTTGGACACGAAGTAGCTTTCAGGGTGTAAAGGTCTATCAGCGAAGTGACCTATTTGACCCACTAGCTTCAACTACTTGGAAGGTCGGAGGTCACGAGATAGTTGGAACAAATTTGGAACGAATGTCATTCGGAAGGGCTCCGATAGGAATTGACGGGAAGCCCATTTGTTTGCATCATTTAACTCAAACAAATACCGGTGCCATTGCTGAGGTGACGCAAACTTTTCATCAGGGATACTACCGGACTATTCACATCAATTTTGGCGGATCGGCTTCTGGACTAAATAGGACAGGTTTTCAATTGTGGCGCTCTGAATATTGGAAGCACCGGGCAAATTTATACTGA